The following proteins are encoded in a genomic region of Glycine max cultivar Williams 82 chromosome 18, Glycine_max_v4.0, whole genome shotgun sequence:
- the LOC100818888 gene encoding dehydrodolichyl diphosphate synthase complex subunit NUS1, with protein MVSFTSFTEEEKDKAISINSVQEVNEVVALHDPDHMTLKFLSHADGREAVAKAANLIFVENMKQHKLGGELDLQILLEPQLNKALQIVGSKGPEPGLLLVYGPVRSHLGFPAWRLRYTEIMLSTWNSLLMI; from the exons ATGGTGTCCTTCACATCATTCAcagaggaagagaaagataaGGCCATCAGCATTAACTCAGTGCAGGAAGTTAATGAAGTTGTCGCACTCCATGATCCAGATCACATGACTTTAAAATTTCTTTCTCATGCGGATGGGAGAGAGGCAGTGGCCAAAGCAGCTAACTTGATTTTTGTGGAGAACATGAAGCAACATAAATTGGGTGGAGAACTAGATCTTCAAATCCTTTTAGAACCTCAATTGAATAAAGCATTGCAAATTGTTG GTAGCAAAGGTCCTGAGCCTGGCCTTTTATTGGTTTATGGACCTGTGAGGAGCCATCTTGGTTTTCCTGCATGGAGACTTCGTTACACAGAGATCAT GTTATCAACTTGGAATAGTTTGTTGATGATTTAG